Proteins from a genomic interval of Sporolactobacillus sp. Y61:
- the tpiA gene encoding triose-phosphate isomerase, translating into MSRKPIIAGNWKMNKTVKEAHAFVEAVKDKVPSPDLVDSVVAAPFIDLDRLVADAKGSDLKIGAENVHFENSGAYTGEVSPVMLEDLGVDYVIIGHSERRAYFAETDDTVNKKVLAALAHHLLPIFCVGESLDEREGGRWQAVIKKQVTKAFEGVPADQVPGVVVAYEPIWAIGTGKSASAEDANEVCHYIRATIAGLYGEATAEEVRIQYGGSVKPANIASFLNQSDIDGALVGGASLQPESFLALLEGAKG; encoded by the coding sequence ATGTCACGGAAACCGATTATTGCCGGCAACTGGAAGATGAACAAGACAGTAAAGGAAGCACATGCATTTGTCGAAGCGGTCAAGGACAAGGTTCCTTCCCCGGACCTCGTTGATTCCGTTGTTGCTGCTCCTTTTATTGACCTTGACCGGCTTGTTGCCGATGCGAAAGGCTCTGATCTGAAGATTGGAGCAGAGAATGTCCACTTTGAAAATTCCGGTGCTTATACAGGTGAAGTCAGCCCGGTCATGCTGGAAGATCTGGGTGTTGACTATGTCATCATCGGCCACTCCGAACGCAGAGCTTATTTTGCCGAAACCGATGATACAGTCAATAAAAAGGTACTTGCTGCACTGGCTCATCATCTGCTGCCCATCTTCTGCGTCGGTGAATCGCTGGATGAGCGCGAAGGCGGACGGTGGCAGGCTGTTATTAAAAAGCAGGTCACAAAAGCATTTGAAGGCGTACCTGCCGATCAGGTACCGGGCGTTGTTGTTGCGTATGAACCGATCTGGGCGATCGGTACCGGTAAATCTGCATCAGCAGAAGATGCCAATGAAGTTTGCCACTACATCCGTGCCACTATTGCCGGACTGTACGGCGAAGCTACGGCTGAGGAAGTACGGATCCAGTACGGCGGCAGTGTAAAACCGGCGAACATCGCCAGTTTCCTGAATCAGTCGGATATCGACGGGGCACTGGTCGGCGGTGCCAGCCTGCAGCCTGAATCATTCCTTGCTCTGCTTGAAGGAGCAAAGGGCTGA
- the gap gene encoding type I glyceraldehyde-3-phosphate dehydrogenase — MTVKVGINGFGRIGRLAFRRIQDVPELEVVAVNDLTDPAMLANLLKYDTTQGRFNGEVKVEEGYFVVNGKKVKVLANPDPSQLPWGKLGVDIVLECTGFFTTKDKAEAHLKGGAKKVVISAPAKGDVKTIVYNVNQDTLDGSETVISGASCTTNSLAPVAKVLNDKFGIEKGLMTTVHAYTGDQMTLDGPHRKGDLRRARAAAENIVPASSGAAKAVALVIPELKGKFDGSAQRVPVKSGSVTLLYSTLSKRTSVEEINEAMKAAANETLGYNEDPIVSSDVIGITYGSLFDATQTKILDVDGKQLVQVVAWYDNEMSYTSQLVRTLEYFAKLHK, encoded by the coding sequence ATGACAGTAAAAGTTGGTATTAATGGATTCGGACGTATTGGTCGTCTTGCTTTCAGAAGAATTCAGGATGTTCCGGAACTGGAAGTTGTTGCAGTTAACGACCTGACAGATCCGGCAATGCTTGCAAACCTTCTGAAATATGATACGACTCAGGGTCGCTTCAACGGCGAAGTTAAAGTTGAGGAAGGCTACTTTGTTGTTAACGGCAAGAAAGTAAAAGTTCTCGCAAATCCTGATCCGTCACAGCTGCCGTGGGGCAAACTTGGCGTTGACATCGTTCTCGAATGCACAGGCTTCTTTACTACGAAAGACAAAGCAGAAGCTCACCTCAAGGGCGGCGCTAAGAAAGTTGTTATCTCCGCTCCTGCAAAAGGTGACGTGAAGACGATCGTATACAATGTTAACCAAGATACACTTGACGGTTCTGAAACAGTTATTTCCGGTGCATCCTGCACAACCAACTCTCTGGCTCCTGTAGCTAAAGTTCTGAATGACAAATTCGGTATTGAAAAAGGCCTGATGACGACGGTTCATGCTTATACCGGTGACCAGATGACACTTGACGGCCCGCACAGAAAAGGCGATCTGCGCCGTGCACGTGCCGCTGCTGAAAACATCGTACCTGCTTCTTCCGGTGCAGCAAAGGCAGTTGCCCTTGTTATTCCTGAACTGAAGGGCAAATTCGACGGATCCGCTCAGCGTGTTCCTGTTAAATCCGGTTCTGTCACCTTGCTTTATTCAACTCTGTCTAAGAGAACTTCAGTTGAAGAAATCAACGAAGCAATGAAGGCTGCTGCGAACGAAACACTTGGCTACAACGAAGATCCGATCGTATCCTCTGACGTTATCGGCATTACTTACGGTTCACTGTTCGATGCCACTCAGACGAAGATCCTCGACGTTGACGGCAAGCAGCTCGTTCAGGTTGTTGCATGGTATGACAACGAAATGTCCTATACTTCTCAGCTTGTAAGAACTCTGGAATACTTCGCCAAACTGCACAAATAA
- a CDS encoding phosphoglycerate kinase gives MAKKTIRDIDVKGKKVFCRVDFNVPLSGKAVTDDTRIRAALPTIKYLSEHGARLILASHLGRPTPENKESLRMNPVADRLSELLGKPVAKTDEVVGPEVEAAVAKLNDGDVLLLENVRFEKGEKKNDPKLAKAFAALADVYVNDAFGSAHRAHASTEGVAKYLPAVAGFLMEKELTVMAASLDNPKHPFTAIIGGAKVTDKIGVIENLLDKVDNLIVGGGLAYTFVKAQGYGIGKSLLDADKLDLAKKFMEAAKEKGVNFLTPVDTVIADEFKETANVKTVDIDKMPDGWLGVDIGPKTVALYADTIKKSKLVVWNGPMGVFEMDPFAKGTEAVAKALAEATNATTIIGGGDSAAAVEKFHLSDKMSHISTGGGASLELMEGKVLPGVAALNDAE, from the coding sequence ATGGCAAAAAAAACCATCCGCGACATTGATGTTAAGGGTAAAAAAGTTTTTTGTCGCGTTGATTTCAATGTTCCGCTCAGTGGCAAGGCCGTAACGGATGACACACGTATTCGCGCGGCTCTGCCGACCATTAAATATCTGTCAGAACACGGTGCCAGACTGATCCTGGCTTCGCATCTGGGTCGTCCGACACCTGAAAACAAGGAATCTCTCCGGATGAATCCGGTGGCTGACCGCCTGAGTGAACTGCTCGGCAAACCGGTTGCCAAAACTGATGAAGTGGTTGGACCGGAAGTGGAGGCTGCCGTTGCCAAATTGAACGACGGTGATGTCCTCCTGCTTGAAAACGTACGTTTTGAAAAAGGTGAAAAGAAAAACGATCCGAAACTGGCCAAGGCTTTTGCCGCACTCGCTGATGTTTATGTCAATGACGCGTTTGGCTCGGCTCACCGGGCCCATGCTTCAACTGAAGGGGTTGCAAAATATCTCCCGGCTGTCGCAGGCTTCCTGATGGAAAAAGAACTGACCGTTATGGCTGCATCACTGGACAATCCGAAACATCCATTCACCGCGATTATTGGCGGCGCTAAAGTCACCGATAAAATCGGTGTGATTGAAAATCTGCTGGACAAAGTTGACAACCTGATTGTCGGCGGCGGACTGGCCTACACCTTTGTCAAGGCTCAGGGCTATGGTATTGGTAAATCTCTGCTTGACGCAGATAAGCTGGACCTGGCAAAGAAATTTATGGAAGCGGCAAAAGAAAAGGGCGTCAACTTCCTGACTCCTGTCGATACGGTTATTGCGGATGAATTTAAGGAAACCGCCAATGTGAAGACGGTCGACATCGACAAGATGCCTGACGGCTGGCTGGGCGTTGATATCGGACCGAAGACGGTTGCTCTCTATGCCGATACCATCAAGAAATCAAAACTCGTTGTCTGGAACGGACCGATGGGCGTTTTTGAAATGGATCCATTTGCAAAAGGAACTGAAGCTGTGGCAAAAGCTCTGGCGGAAGCGACAAATGCAACGACCATCATCGGCGGCGGAGATTCTGCTGCAGCCGTTGAAAAGTTCCATCTTTCCGATAAAATGAGCCACATCTCAACAGGCGGCGGCGCATCACTTGAACTGATGGAAGGCAAAGTCCTTCCCGGGGTCGCAGCACTGAACGACGCTGAATAA